ATCACTGGTATAATCCGGTTATTAGAGAGTTGGTTACCATTCTGGACTGGAAAAATGACTATACACTTCTTGCAAACAGTATAACACCACCCATTACCGTCTGGGATGCAAAAAGATCGGTTAAACTTCTTCTTGATTTGGAAATGATAAGAATAGACGAGAGTGGCAACTATTACCAGGCAGACAAATCGATCACTACAGGAAACGATGTGGTACATTTGGCAATCCATAACTACCAACGTCAAACAATTGCAAGAGCAGTCGAGGCAATAGACTTATTTGAAAGGGATAAACGTGAAATTTCCACCCTTACTGTAAGTATTTCAGAGAACGGGGCCAAACAGCTCAAACAGGAGATTGCACGTTTCAGAAAGCAAATAGTTTCTTTGGTTAGTGATGATGTTGAACCTGACAGGATTTATCAGATAAATCTCCAGGCCTTTCCCATGCATCAGCCAAAAAAGGACACAAAATGAATAAATTAATCGTGTTTTTGATGTATACTTTTTTGATTCAGTTCATCACCGTACACGTACGGTGTACAAGCGAAATCGTTGGTGGCGGAAGCACTGAGACCATAGGAAAGGTGAGCTTTTCTGATGGCACACCTGCTGCAGATGTTGAGATTTTGTTTGTTCCCGAAGATTTTGAACCGCAATTTGATACCCCGCACCCCGCAATCAGATCCACTGTTTCAGACAACAAAGGTCGATACGACTTCGGCTCACTATCGGACGGTAGGTACAATATCTTCTTCGAAAAAAAAGGTTTAAAAGCCTATAGAAGAGCAGTAGAAATAGTTGAAAACAAGACACAAGAGGATATCAGTGATACACTCTATAAGCCAGGATCTGTTTCGGGTATAGTAAGATTGCTGGATTATCACGATCACAGTGATGTCTTCATACTGGTGACCGGTTCCAATCACTATGTTACACCAAAGGATTCCTGTGGCAATTTTACTATAAAAGACTTTGCTCAGGGTCAATATAATCTAAAAATCATTGCAGGATACCCAAACTATGATATTATCGATACATCGGTAATAATCACATCCGGAATTAAAGACACAATTGCAGACACCATTTTTCTGCCCTATATCGGTATACCATCTCCGGAATCACTTATAGCTCACTACGATTCCTCTATGCTTGAGCTTACACTCAGCTGGCCCCGAATTGATTCACCTAATCTTGATGGGTATGCTGTTTTGCGAAAAGAATATGGTTCGGAAGAAAACTTTTCGATGGTCAGCAGTACTATCATTACAGATACGTTCTTTGTCGATATGTGTGATGGCATAAATACAGTTGCCGGAAAGACCTACTCTTACCGTGTTACAGCGGTGAATAATGAAGGTGTAAGTGGAAAACCGGGAGAAGCGGTTGAGGTTACATATCATCAAAGCCCCCCTTTTGCAGACTCTCTTTTCATAAGACCCTTTGGTGAAGACGTCATTACAGGAATAAGTCACTCATTTGACAGCGCTTTAGCA
The sequence above is a segment of the Chitinispirillales bacterium ANBcel5 genome. Coding sequences within it:
- a CDS encoding TIGR02147 family protein, translated to MPNIYDYTDYRLFLKEYYEEQKKNKPYFSYQYLADHCKFRSKSFIYKVIKGEKALTVESALKIGKFMKLKKQDLDYFEAIIHFTNAKSSSEKEYHFKKIQNMSFGTHSAIMRQNQYEYFNHWYNPVIRELVTILDWKNDYTLLANSITPPITVWDAKRSVKLLLDLEMIRIDESGNYYQADKSITTGNDVVHLAIHNYQRQTIARAVEAIDLFERDKREISTLTVSISENGAKQLKQEIARFRKQIVSLVSDDVEPDRIYQINLQAFPMHQPKKDTK